The Toxotes jaculatrix isolate fToxJac2 chromosome 14, fToxJac2.pri, whole genome shotgun sequence genomic interval TTGTCAGAACCCACTGAAGCACAAATATGTCCTGTTAATTGCCAGACTAATGAGGTGGGGGGTTTTTACACTACGCATCTAACCATCTGTTGGAGTCTGACAAACTGAAAACCATAGAGGCCTGTTTTCGTCCACTTAACAAAGCCtgactctgctctgtttgtgctAGGTTTATGACCCCGGATGATTTGCCTTGACTAATTTCCTCACTAAAtgcactgttgcccataaagttggagtaaaatatattttacctaccttatgaaatgattgtgacaatgtgatttattcttgatggataaagtgtatatcttctcaaaactttattgatcagtctgtctgaaaacaaaattattccaactttatgggcaacagtgtacatTTCTTACCAACAACAGACTAACACTGTCATCCTTAGAGCCACACTGTTTGCATGGCTAAGAATGTGTGCTGATGTTTCTCTTCTAGCAAATACTTAGCTAAATGATATGAGAAGATGAATGTACTGTGGAAAAGCATTCTGCATGTGTAGTCCAACATGTAGCCAGCATCATGACTTttgagcaaagaaagaaaacaaagaaagaagaagaaaactttCCCCTTATTCCATATTTCATTCACACTCCTATCACCAGCCACGCTTAAACAGCTACTCCTCAAAAATTCAAACTATTTATTTGCTCCAAAATTAATTGTCTTTAAAAGTGGATTGAACAAGTTCAACCGAAAACCTTcctttgtgtgtttccaggtaTTAAAGGAGAATATCTGAGCACTAATGGATCCCACAGTGACTTGTAGATTTGCACTTGTAGTTCTCTAAGTATCCAGAAGAGGTCACAGCTAACCAGAAGGGAATGCTCTTAAGAGAGGGTGATCTCTAACTGAAAAAACATTGAAAAATCTACCAggaaagaaaaagctgaaaaatgtaaaCCTTGGGAAAACATTCAGGAATATGCCCTTTAAATTTGTACAACTGcaactgaaactgtttttaaatgattaGGAAGGAACACCTCTGTGAGTCTGTCATTCTTACTTCTCTTTAAATCACTTAAAATATCCAAAACTCTTGGTTAGAACTTTTACTGTTCTTATTGTTATGACTTATGTGGCTCTTTGAAAAGCCCTACCACTGATAATGAAGTTtgtgcatatgtatgtatgttgtaCATGTACAGGCATAGTGCTGTGATGAGGGTCTAAGACACTCCCCATACAGGTATATTTCTTGTgtgttgtgggggggggggggggggggggggggggggcggactCCGTGACTGCCGATCCTCGTGAATTAACTGGCTGTATCTCTTTAGGAGCCTCCGATTGATTATTCGATTGATTTCATTTGCTCTAAATCTTCCAACTATTGATCTGAGGGGCGGCAGTGGGGACAGCCTATGCTCAATTAAAagtttatgtgtttatatttgtagGTGCTGCGTGctgccattgtgtgtgtgtgtgtgtgtgtacaggtctgtAAAGTAATTAGGCTTTCTAAAAGCAGGACCACACAAAagcttttatttaattaaaaaactgaATGCCACTTTAAAGAAACATTAGGAAAATATCTAATTTTTACAAGCAAGACTCTACATCCAGGAAGTTGAACCATATAGAACAGTTAAGTATTTCATTAAGCAGTGTTTTGGTCGTCACTGAGGAATCAAACAACTTTTAAACAAATCAGTAAAATATCAATACTAAAGTTTATTTATAAAGAGCCTTTCAGAGCCACATTTCAAAGGGCTTTATAGTATAttaagggcaaaaaaaaaaaaagatattacaAAACAAGTGGCAAAAGGAGCAGAATCATTAGTATTAAACAGTTATTAGCTTTTCTCATATTCCTACAGGCACTGTTGAACAGATTTGGCTGGTACACTGGATGGGGCCTAAAGGCAAAATGGATTAGGGGAAGGAAATTGGTGGTACATGCATTTCATAATCATAACTTTATATGACACATATTCAGCCAGtgctgtgaccccccccccccccccccccccccccccccccccccccccgccccacacacacacacacacacacacacacacacacacacacacacacacgcacacacacacacacacacacacacacacacacacaccacacacacacacacacacacacacacacactgagcctcaTAAGCCTCTTTAAAGGGATGGCGACAAAAAACAGTGAAACCCCAAATAAAATAGGCCGTATTAACTGTTATGTATTAGAAACTTTTAGCTTTTATGCTGGAATAGAATTGAAATTTAGGACACAGCAAATGCGAAATAAAACAGAGTGGTACAAAGAGCAGTTAGATCTTAATTTCAGGAGGAAACTTAAATCATCCCATCCCCCTCAAATTACAGAGGCTTTGGTTAATTAGAAATAATTCTACCTGAGGATCATCTTAGAGGTGGTGCAAATGCCACACAGTATCCAGCATGGTTCacatcaaaaataaacagaaagaaggTTTATAGTTTCAGAGAAACTAATAtgacatcttttaaatttttgGTTCAGCTGtacctcccaaaaaaaaaaaaaaaaaagacttaaaaaagtaaaagtaaataacaGTAAATCAGCATAAAGTTTACTGTCTTGTCTCTAAGCCTGCAACAGTGTGTATTAGTTCTGTCTAACTGACTCCCATGTCTGCCCTGAActcatttaatttctcttttattCAATCAGGACCTCTCTCGCAGCAGCTCTACTCTCGATTTATATTTCAGCCCTGGgatttgtagaaaaaaaaacattatagaaTTACAAAATGACATGATAAACAGGAGTCATAACGTAATGCTGAGATACTGATCGTTGTCTTCCTGCAGTGTTTGTCACTCTAAAAGCTGCAGTGTAACATCATATGCACCATAAGTCTCCAACAATACACTGATTACTGCAAATTAAAATGGACAAGGGggttctgtgtctgtttcttctctcttgGACATGCTGCATTTCCTCAACATACAACTTGTGTTTTATGCTCTTGATACCGTCATCTCACAGaagacagctgacagcttccATTACTccaacaaaataacaaatataGTGTAACATgtcctttctttcattttttggaGATAAAAAACTTTGGAAAGAGAAGCTACTAGCGGAGCATGGAACAAACATCATCAATCAAAAGTTCCTCAAAAGAACTTTGCCATATTTTCAAATTCATCTCTCTCCACATTTAGCCCCCATCTCACCTTTACACAAGTGCATAATCAAACTGTCCTCTGTCCAGCCCTTCCTTGTGGTCCGTCCACGAGGAAGCTGGCATGCTGCTGTAGGGGTCTAACAAGATACGGACGCAGCGAACaaggagaaagagcagcagcagcacgagGAGGCCCACAAAACACAGGGCTGTTCCCTGCTCTGGGTGCGCCGCCATGGGCTGCAGCACCGTTGGGCCCCTGGGGAACCCAGgcggagcaggagaggagagctcATAGTCCACAACCCAGTAGTTTGTGTCGCTCATTTTGGAAATGAGGGAATGTTTTGAAGGTCGAAACTGTTTTACtgtatatgttttattttgcagtcaGAGGATATCTGGAAAGGCATGGCTCTGCAGGCTCATCTTTGTTACTGAGTGTGATTTCTAAACCCGAGAGGAAGGTCACATAGTGAAATCTGGCAGCTGCGAGCAGACTGAACCACAGTGTTTCCCACAAGCCACAGGGCAAAGAGATTGTTCCAGCAGAAATAACACGCGGCAAATCAGTGGTACAAATTAATAAGCCCTCTGGTGAGCCACGCAGCAAGCTGAAGCATGCTCAGTGAGGTTTAATTAGATTGAACGAGCCGGTGTTCatgtgtccctctctctctttctctctttcctacACATACACTCTCCAGAGGAGCTAACAGTTCAAAAGGCGAGGTCACCTCTTCAACTTCAAATCATTTGCAAGGTCCTCAGTTTATTTGTCAATACTGTAAGTGTCATCCGATAGCAGCCCTAGAAGGggctttattgtcattacaaaGTGATGTATAAATCTCAGTTTAGTGGGCGAAGATGTTCCATAGATCAATCAAAGCGCTTGCAGGCTGTAAATGATCCGTGTTGTGGGGCCTCTGAGAACGTTCTTGTATTCAAATCACTTGAACGGTTGCTCTGAATTGTTGATTTATTGTTATATCTTTGTCTTTATCCTGAGTCACCAGGAACCTCTTCATTTAGGGAATCGCTCACCAGGATACctaagagaaaaaaagcaaagataagACACAATGTGAGTGAGTGGGTTTCCAGCAGGCAGAGGTGCTGAATGGAGGGAAAAGTCTTGATTGATTCTGGGGGTTCAGAGCCGGACAGGGTCCTTGGAACATGCCAAGAATTATAGATTTTTACTGTTTCATGGCCCCAAGTGAGATGTTTTCAGGGGTGTCACAGCCCCTAGAAGCGGCCCCTGCCAGCACACattacaagagaaaaaaaagtcgaGACTCAAAACTCTTATCACACACCCTGTCCAATCCTCTAATCTTTCTCGTGAGAAAAGCACAGCAACAAGGCACAATAACTACCTCTCTCCTGAACTCAGGTACAGCATAGTAcaagataaataaatcagaCACTGATGAcggaagagagaaaaatgtggagAAAACCCTTGGAGAGTTGCTGCACTCTTGCACAGAAACACTCTCTGTAGCCTCTTTAATGGGCCATGGAGCAGAGAGACATTTCCTGTGGTAGGTGCACTCCCCAGTCAGCAGATTCTATTCCAGGAGGCTTCATCTCCCTCCCTACCGCCCCGCAGATCCTCGCAAAGACACATTGATAGCTCCCCTGCTCTCTCTTTGATGGGACAAAAGGGCCAAGCGAAGCTTTAATAGGGGACTTGAAGGCCTAATGAAAGAAACTGCCTGCCTCAGTATCAATTATCAAATGGCCTGTGGTTACATCAAACTGGACAGATCAGGTGGCTGCATGTATAGAAGGAAAGGAAGCTAAATGAACAAGACAGACTCATAGTCAATAGAGAGTCATGAAGTAGGCACGAAGTTTACAGAACAGGATAAAACAGGCATAAGTCAGGAGTCAGTGTAAGCCACTGCTAATGGGTAATTAGTAGCTGTGCTTTATATGAAGTTCACTGCTGTTTaattacaaataataaaaataacatcacaATTCCCACAAGGTAGGAATGACAGAATAAAGAAGGGGAGGATTACACTGATTATGCTCCATCTTACTTCTTTCATAAGTCAGGGGTTGaacaaaatattacaaactCTAGTTCTTGTCATTGACATGTAAATGCagatgtgtctgtctgttgcagACCTGACCCGGGAAGTCACTCTGTTTTCAGGTGACTCTAAATCTCTGCAGGGTTACCCAAGGTCATAATGACACAGTACAAACACCACAGAACAGCTAACAGAGATGGATGGTTGCACtgagaagcaaaaacaaactcaacTTTAAAGAATATAAAAGAATGAGCAACATCAATTTCATGGCTCATCGATCCTCACTGAGAGACCTGCTTTGGTTCCTACGCAGCAGATAAATCACACTGACCGTGTCTGatttacacaaacagaaaaaagcaaaaactgactttttaacCGTACTGGACGCCCCCTGTGAGGAAATGCCACAGAATCACAGTGTTccatttaaaagcagcaataaaaTAAGCAGATAAAAAGTAGATTCACAAAAGCACCAAGCAGCCATGCCAATGAATACTGACGACAGAGCACATGCAGTGACATATGGCACTCCTCATGGCTGTAATACCTCCAGTTTATACCTGTGGATTATGACAGTAGCTTTGAAAATGTCAAGGACTTctccaaataaaaaaagtgaaattatatTATCTGAGAAGATAAAGTAGTTCCTGAATGTAGGACAgccaggccaaaaaaaaaaagagggacaaTATCTACAGTTGAAGCAGTGAGCTCTTTGTCGTCTAACTTTTCTAAAAATATTGCATGAATACACAACACTGCTGCCaatatctttcttttttcccttgcTGGCAGTGATCTCTCATTATATCACCCCAAAGACTCTCTCTAGTTTGGTCTGGTAAAAAGCAATAAAACCTTATCACAGAAATGAGGGAAATTAGTTCAGCAATTCAAAGACAGGCATTTTAAACTTTTGGCTGTCTGCTcctaaaagaaaacaggaagaagtAGCTGTCTCATTTTAAAACTTCAATTTTACCAAGTGAGACATTACATTAGACAAACATTACGCAATTTGGTGGGTAGAACTTTGCTCCAAGACCATGGACTTACATCTGTTCTAATACCATTAAGTAAAAAGCTTAGATTTTTGATGGCTAATTTAACTGTGGAAAAGCTCCAGTAGAGTcatttataatattaatattgcCTGTTTCATTGTGATGCTGTCTGCACTGTGTGGCATATTAGCAGGACAACTGATCGAATTACCCCTCAAGAAATagatcaaaataaatatttctcttCAAGTGGTATTGTGTGACATAAAGTTACACAACAGCACAAAGTTGCATCCCGCATAGGACAACTCACAAAGTGACCCACGGACACGGCCCCACGCTGACATCCACATACAAAAGTTCACGCAAAACAAAATGCATCGCTGTCGCATCGTTCCAATGACAAAGCTGAAGGACGATCAGATTAGAGAAGCTGGTTTACCGGCTGGTGTCACAGGTGAGGACATGTGATCAGAGACAACAGGCTGGTGATGATCCAGCGGCGGCAGATGCTGGATGGCGCAGCGCGCAGCCCGCTTCACTTCTGAACTCTTGTCAcatcctgcagctcctcctccgCTTTGTCAGGAGCTTTAAAGTCTTCTCAGATTGAGGGATCCGCCCCACAttcacctccctcccctcccctcccctccctgcccACTTACGGCTGCCCCTGTATGGACTGCACACATAATCTTTTCGTTTGGATGAGTAAAGCGCCGAGAGCCGTGTGTAGCATTTGCATTATGTAAGAGGACTTCGTGGGGCACGTAAGGTGAGGGACCCTGTAGCCATACATATATATGGGACATATATATTGCCAATTAGTTTCTAAACGTGGTGTCATTATTTAACCCCAACTAATAACCCCCCAATTTTCTAACAAGGGTCCTTTGCACGCTAACGAGGATCTAGGGGGAAACGTGTCGCATGTTGTAAGATTGTAAAGCCCTTTGAgacaaatgtgattttttttttttttttgtcagtataAACTGGCATGACTTTACCAGTGTTTGTAAAGACACAATCCGGACAACAGGTGTCTAATAATATAACACAAAAGGCAGAAACGATGAGATCATCACTGTAAACTCATTATTAGTCCCAAATGCTAAGAGGCCCTCAGGCAAAAACATCCTGTGAACCCCTACTGACCTCTCCTCCACCCCTGAGGTTTGATGTGCTGAATTATGGAGTATTTAgtaattatattatattaaacaCACATTAATTTACAATGTAAGCAGAATATAAAATTGTGGTGTATATTCCTAAATAAATTAGCATTATATCACatcataaatattcataaagTTCCTGGTGAATGCCTGGTTAATTGGTTGGATAAGATGACTTCTTACGTCAGGCTGAACTGCAAGTTTTGCTGAACTGCAAGAAATTACATGATCAAGATGTAGAACAAAACAAGTGGAGCAACCTGGCTGCACCTGTGGCTTAGCTCCAGATACTGGCTGTGAGAAGTAATTAAATGACACAATTAAAACTGTACAAACACTGGGACAGATTGCTGTCCGTACACATCCACGTATCCCCTGCCTGTGGCCGCATGGGATCACTCTGTAGGTTTAATTAATAGCTGGTGAGTTGTATCACTGTCCTGATGGGGCTCATAATCAAATCACACTGAGCAGTGCACCAGCAGACCTCCTGCTGGGGTCATAATTGATAAAAATCTCCAGCCTGCAAGGTTATGAAATTCAACATTTCCATCACCACTCTTACAGACGGTGCACGGGGAGGTCAAGCGgtggttcaggaagcagacatgGGTTATAACTGCAGGATTCCTGGGCACCGTGACAGCAGGTGAGTCTGGGTTGGTAAAACCTCGAGCCATATGAATACTCACTTGAATCTTCATAGCTGGAGGCAGCAGCTGGTTGGTCTGACTTAGTcctcagactagtgcggactagaaagaCAGATGCATaggaactgatgaagccccttggataagaggcggaacgtcttcccagacaaatacaagtccagttgccttcgattcaatttgagagagagagaacaatgacctggatgaatgagaacattcacagacagactTAGAACAGAGACTGGAACCAAGGGGAAACACGTCGCCTGGCTCTGGCCATAAGTGTCCTTTGTAGGTGTTGTGTAACGGCAGCTCCAAAGCTCAGGAATTAACACCtcacatctcatttgtttaaaagaCTAAGACCCAAGTGTAAAACCAAGTTGCGGTTTTACAGGGGTTTTTATGTGTTGGACCATTTTTTGACCGGGTGAACTGACTCTCTCGAGTCTCAGATGGTTGCCTGGCAAAATCACAACGATAAATAAAAAGGACATGTAATACCTGCTTACATAATGTACTGATGTTGCTGAATACACTTCATTGAAAGCCTTTGTATTATGTGGGCTAAAGCATAGCTGGGTCCAGTGTATACATGGTAGTGTGCCACCAAGAACACAGGAACTAGGGTAGTGGACAAAGAAAAGTACAGCACTGCCTCCCAGGCTTTTTCTGCTCCCAGGCTGTTGTGTTGGTGCATCCAACCAACTCATTGGTCAGGGGGGAGGATACTCTTACTATATCCTGTGATTTAAATTACTGTTAACTTGTGATGCAAATTAAAAGAAAGTAAACAAGTGAAAATGTGCCGCATAAACTTGACAATGATATCATTAAATGACAAGGATTTGCTTTCACTGAGCTTGCGTTTGTTCATACAGAGGCATGCACTGGCAGTAGGCTTCAGTCAGAGTCACGAGAAGAGAGTGGACTTTGGAGGACCGAAGGAGGCTAGTTAGTATAAGGACGTCCCTAGTCATTCATCACATCAGACAGCTGTGGGATGAGGT includes:
- the LOC121193373 gene encoding cortexin-1: MSDTNYWVVDYELSSPAPPGFPRGPTVLQPMAAHPEQGTALCFVGLLVLLLLFLLVRCVRILLDPYSSMPASSWTDHKEGLDRGQFDYALV